In Micrococcus luteus NCTC 2665, a single window of DNA contains:
- a CDS encoding phage holin family protein yields MSTAHESFRDATPHSGAHTPPPTQAEFRAEHESLGEMFQSLSAKLSRLVSQEIALAKAEATESAKKAGRGAGLLAGAAVGGFFLLMFLSLALMHLLDVFLPIGWAALIVAVLWGVVAAVLAVQGKKDIEKIKGLPQTQETLQEIPETLNPAKETR; encoded by the coding sequence ATGAGCACCGCCCACGAATCGTTCCGCGACGCGACGCCGCACTCCGGCGCGCACACCCCGCCGCCCACGCAGGCGGAGTTCCGCGCCGAGCACGAGAGCCTCGGCGAGATGTTCCAGAGCCTGTCGGCCAAGCTGTCGAGGCTGGTCAGCCAGGAGATCGCCCTGGCCAAGGCCGAGGCCACCGAGTCCGCGAAGAAGGCCGGCAGGGGGGCGGGCCTGCTGGCCGGCGCCGCCGTCGGCGGCTTCTTCCTGCTGATGTTCCTGTCCCTGGCCCTGATGCACCTGCTCGACGTGTTCCTGCCGATCGGCTGGGCCGCGTTGATCGTGGCCGTGCTGTGGGGCGTCGTCGCGGCCGTGCTGGCCGTGCAGGGCAAGAAGGACATCGAGAAGATCAAGGGTCTGCCGCAGACCCAGGAGACGCTTCAGGAGATCCCCGAGACCCTGAACCCCGCGAAGGAGACGCGATGA
- a CDS encoding DUF3618 domain-containing protein yields the protein MTTSNNPDEIRADIERTRRELGQDVDALAEKVSPTKAVSRQTNRIKDGFIHAKENIMGSPEQHRHEPSLGDRAHGVLDDAQASAYGAAGQAQDRLGEAGDRVSEWADDAQHALHQAPAQLRGRTAGNPLAAGVIAFGAGLLLSSLIPASRVEQRAAEGLKDQAAPLVDEAKQAVQQLREDLEPAAREAAGSVKESAAEAASHLKDQGTDTAQDLKAESQDAARQVKDTAKNA from the coding sequence ATGACCACGAGCAACAACCCCGATGAGATCCGCGCCGACATCGAGCGCACGCGCCGCGAGCTCGGCCAGGACGTGGACGCCCTCGCCGAGAAGGTGAGCCCCACGAAGGCCGTGTCCCGGCAGACCAACCGCATCAAGGACGGCTTCATCCACGCGAAGGAGAACATCATGGGCTCCCCCGAGCAGCACCGCCACGAGCCCTCGCTGGGCGACCGTGCCCACGGGGTGCTCGACGACGCCCAGGCCTCCGCGTACGGCGCGGCCGGCCAGGCCCAGGACCGCCTGGGCGAGGCGGGCGACCGCGTGTCCGAGTGGGCCGACGACGCCCAGCACGCCCTGCACCAGGCCCCGGCTCAGCTGCGCGGCCGCACTGCGGGCAACCCACTGGCCGCCGGGGTGATCGCCTTCGGCGCCGGCCTGCTGCTCAGCTCGCTGATCCCCGCCTCGCGAGTGGAGCAGCGCGCCGCGGAGGGCCTCAAGGACCAGGCCGCCCCGCTGGTGGACGAGGCCAAGCAGGCCGTCCAGCAGCTGCGCGAGGACCTCGAGCCCGCCGCCCGCGAGGCCGCCGGGAGCGTGAAGGAGTCGGCCGCTGAGGCCGCTTCCCACCTCAAGGACCAGGGCACGGACACGGCGCAGGACCTCAAGGCGGAGTCCCAGGACGCCGCCCGCCAGGTGAAGGACACGGCGAAGAACGCCTGA
- the panC gene encoding pantoate--beta-alanine ligase, translating to MTPLDRVPDQRPVPAGTGLTLEDALPAPVESEADGVSARPRLARTVAEMRSALRELVAHATDDGDAEPVTVGLVPTMGALHGGHAALVRRARAENDVVAVSIFVNPLQFGDPADLEHYPRTLDADLDLLAAAGADVVFAPDVQEMYPGYPDAPIVTVSAGRMGEVLEGASRPGHFDGVATVVAKLWNIARPAVPALRSYFGQKDAQQLTVLRRLATDLDIDVDVRAVPIVRSPEGLALSSRNTRLDAAGLEHALVLSRALRSLADAAAAGEPVDVQAARRMVEDEPGVELDHLVVVDRDTFAELGPELLCQPLRREALALVAAHVPPVRLIDTMVLPAAGPLP from the coding sequence GTGACCCCTCTCGACCGCGTCCCCGACCAGCGTCCCGTCCCCGCCGGCACCGGCCTCACCCTCGAGGACGCCCTCCCCGCTCCCGTGGAGTCCGAGGCCGACGGCGTCTCCGCGCGCCCGCGTCTGGCCCGGACCGTCGCCGAGATGCGCTCGGCTCTCCGTGAGCTCGTCGCCCATGCCACGGACGACGGCGACGCCGAGCCCGTCACCGTCGGCCTGGTCCCCACGATGGGCGCCCTCCACGGCGGCCACGCGGCCCTGGTGCGGCGGGCCCGCGCCGAGAACGATGTCGTCGCGGTCAGCATCTTCGTGAACCCGCTCCAGTTCGGCGATCCGGCCGACCTGGAGCACTACCCGCGCACCCTCGACGCGGACCTGGACCTGCTGGCGGCGGCGGGTGCCGACGTCGTGTTCGCCCCGGACGTGCAGGAGATGTACCCGGGCTACCCGGACGCGCCGATCGTCACCGTCTCCGCCGGCCGCATGGGGGAAGTGCTCGAGGGCGCCTCCCGCCCGGGCCACTTCGACGGCGTGGCCACCGTCGTGGCGAAGCTGTGGAACATCGCGCGCCCGGCGGTGCCGGCCCTGCGCAGCTACTTCGGCCAGAAGGACGCGCAGCAGCTCACCGTCCTGCGCCGCCTGGCCACGGACCTCGACATCGACGTCGACGTCCGCGCCGTACCCATCGTCCGCTCGCCCGAGGGCCTCGCGCTCTCCAGCCGCAACACCCGCCTGGACGCCGCGGGCCTGGAACACGCGCTCGTCCTCAGCCGCGCCCTGCGCTCCCTGGCCGACGCCGCGGCGGCCGGTGAGCCCGTCGACGTCCAGGCCGCGCGCCGGATGGTCGAGGACGAGCCGGGCGTCGAGCTGGACCACCTCGTGGTGGTGGACCGGGACACCTTCGCCGAGCTCGGTCCGGAGCTGCTGTGCCAGCCGCTGCGCCGCGAGGCCCTCGCCCTCGTGGCCGCGCACGTGCCGCCCGTCCGGTTGATCGACACCATGGTGCTGCCCGCCGCGGGGCCGCTGCCGTGA
- a CDS encoding DNA-3-methyladenine glycosylase, which produces MTPERLAGAFDGPSPALAATLLGCRLTVVAPDGAVTVRLTETEAYGNAGADPGAHSFRGRTERNAALFGPPRRTYVYLNYGIHRCLNLVGHPEGEAGGVLLRAAEVLAGGDLAVARRGRDTGPKLLSGPGNLGQGLGITLEMGHAPVEIVAAPPEVADDGGTSARLAAPAAPARFLLAPPAPRDPADPPIEVVTGPRVGVSGEGGSVRFPWRFSVAGHRSVSAFRRGRNVPD; this is translated from the coding sequence GTGACCCCGGAGCGTCTCGCCGGCGCCTTCGACGGCCCCTCGCCCGCGCTCGCCGCGACGCTGCTGGGGTGCCGGCTGACCGTCGTCGCCCCGGACGGCGCCGTCACCGTGCGGCTGACCGAGACCGAGGCGTACGGGAACGCGGGCGCAGACCCCGGCGCCCACTCGTTCCGCGGTCGCACCGAGCGCAATGCCGCGCTGTTCGGGCCGCCGCGGCGCACGTACGTGTACCTGAACTACGGGATCCACCGCTGCCTGAACCTGGTGGGCCACCCCGAGGGGGAGGCCGGCGGTGTGCTGCTGCGTGCGGCCGAGGTGCTCGCGGGAGGGGACCTCGCGGTGGCCCGCCGCGGCCGGGACACCGGCCCCAAGCTGCTCTCCGGTCCGGGCAACCTCGGCCAGGGCCTCGGCATCACCCTGGAGATGGGCCACGCGCCCGTGGAGATCGTCGCCGCGCCGCCGGAGGTGGCCGACGACGGCGGCACCTCGGCCCGCCTCGCCGCGCCGGCCGCGCCCGCCCGCTTCCTCCTGGCCCCGCCCGCGCCCCGCGATCCGGCCGACCCGCCGATCGAGGTCGTGACGGGCCCGCGCGTCGGCGTCTCGGGGGAGGGCGGCTCCGTGCGCTTCCCGTGGCGGTTCAGCGTGGCCGGCCACCGCAGCGTGTCCGCGTTCCGGCGTGGCCGCAACGTGCCGGACTGA